One Triticum dicoccoides isolate Atlit2015 ecotype Zavitan chromosome 4B, WEW_v2.0, whole genome shotgun sequence genomic window carries:
- the LOC119294306 gene encoding protein ETHYLENE-INSENSITIVE 2-like: protein MEAVHGVESLAGGDGRHHVSRTLGTALLISVGYIDLGKWVAAIDAGARFGYDLVLLVLFFNFSAVLNQYLATCIGMVTGKNLAEISAQEYSQFICVGLGLQAGMSLFTSELTMILGIAVGYNLVFDQDDFITAIIFACLLINVLPYMLSPRDKRMAGTLNACIAGFTILCFVLGLLISQPEIPLHVNVMFPKFSGESAYSLMALMGANIMSHNFYVHSSIVQVQRSHVHTLGGLFHDHLFSIVFTFTGVFLVNYILLSSAAAEATHNVIHTFHDAVELMNEIFTSSMAPLVLLAVLLFSSHIIALTSVIASHVVTEHFFGVNLSLLAHHVLLKLLSMIPAIYSAKVAGSEGVYQLIILCPVIQAFTLPSAVIPVFRIASSSWIMGNYRVSLRVEILAFLAFCLTLFINIIFAAEILFGDSAWTNSLKGNTETPILIPHTVLILMSCASIAFALFLAATPLKSSSREAETQELCVHSQREAPEEIQRS, encoded by the exons ATGGAAGCTGTGCACGGCGTCGAGTCCCTCGCCGGCGGAGACGGCCGGCATCATGTTTCCCGTACCCTCGGGACGGCGCTGCTGATATCGGTGGGGTACATCGACCTCGGCAAGTGGGTGGCGGCGATCGACGCCGGGGCTCGCTTCGGGTACGACCTCGTGCTGCTGGTGCTCTTCTTCAACTTCTCGGCGGTCCTCAACCAGTATCTCGCCACTTGCATCGGCATGGTCACCGGCAAGAATCTTGCAGAG ATTTCTGCCCAGGAGTACAGCCAGTTCATATGTGTTGGCCTCGGCCTCCAAGCTGGGATGTCTTTGTTTACATCAGAACTAACCATG ATTTTAGGCATAGCAGTTGGATACAATCTTGTGTTTGATCAAGATGATTTTATCACAGCCATTATTTTTGCATGCCTTCTAATTAATGTGCTGCCATATATGTTATCCCCTAGG GACAAGAGGATGGCTGGAACGTTAAATGCATGCATAGCTGGCTTTACGATTCTTTGTTTTGTGCTTGGTTTATTAATCAGTCAACCTGAGATTCCTCTTCATGTGAATGTGATGTTCCCTAAGTTCAGTGGTGAAAGTGCTTACTCACTGATGGCACTTATGGGTGCAAATATAATGTCACACAACTTTTATGTTCATTCGTCCATTGTTCAG GTTCAGAGGTCTCATGTTCATACCCTGGGTGGCCTGTTTCATGACCACCTTTTTTCAATAGTATTTACTTTTACTGGGGTTTTTCTTGTGAACTATATTCTGTTGAGCTCAGCAGCAGCGGAAGCTACTCACAATGTGATCCACACCTTTCACGATGCTGTCGAGCTAATGAACGAG ATATTTACGAGTTCCATGGCACCACTTGTGTTGTTAGCGGTCCTTCTCTTTTCGAGCCACATCATCGCTTTGACATCTGTTATCGCTAGCCATGTAGTCACAGAGCATTTCTTTGGCGTGAACCTGTCTCTGCTTGCGCATCATGTGCTACTTAAGCTTCTTTCCATGATTCCTGCAATCTATTCTGCAAAGGTAGCAGGCTCTGAAGGGGTATATCAGTTGATCATTCTGTGTCCAGTAATCCAGGCGTTTACCCTGCCTTCAGCTGTTATTCCTGTTTTCCGCATCGCCTCATCAAGTTGGATAATGGGCAACTACAGGGTATCTCTACGTGTCGAAATATTAGCCTTCCTTGCATTTTGTCTTACGTTGTTTATAAATATCATCTTCGCGGCGGAGATCCTGTTTGGCGACAGCGCCTGGACAAACAGCCTGAAAGGGAACACTGAAACCCCTATACTAATTCCACATACTGTACTAATCCTAATGTCTTGTGCATCTATTGCTTTTGCACTCTTCCTGGCTGCTACCCCACTGAAGTCATCAAGTAGGGAAGCTGAAACTCAGGAGTTGTGTGTGCACTCTCAAAGAGAAGCTCCAGAAGAAATTCAAAG GTCCTGA